CATCAAGGTGCACCACACCATCGCCGACGGCCCGGCGGGGGTGGCCCTGTCGGCACCGGGGATGAGCTCATCCCCGCGAGGGCGTGCGCGCCGAACTGTTCGCGGCGGGTCTCGACCTGGCCCACTGGTGGACGGACGACGAGGGCCGTTTCGCGCTCGGCCGCGGCTTGGGGCACGGTGGAGTCACGCGCCCGACACCTGTGACGCTGCCGTCACCGCGGAGAGGAGCCCCGCATGTCGAACCACACCTACCGGGTAACGGAGATCGTCGGCACCTCGCCCGAGGGCGTCGACCAGGCCGTCCGCAACGGCATCAGCCGCGCCTCGCAGACCCTGCGGCACCTGGACTGGTTCGAGGTGACCCAGGTGCGGGGCCAGATCGAGAACGGCGAGATCGCGCACTGGCAGGTCGGCATGAAGGTCGGCTTCCGCCTGGAGGACACGGAGTGACCGTCCCGTCCTGAGGCCCCGGCGCCCGCCGGGGCCTCTCAGGTCAGCCGGGGGCCGTGCCGGGACCGTCGGAGCCGTGCCAGGATCGGCCGAGGCCGTGTCAGGTCCACCGGGGGCTGGCCGTGCCGGATCCACCGGGGCCTCAGGTCCGCCCCTCGCGCTCCTGTGCCACCTTCAGCGCGGCGGACTGGGCCGTCCAGCGCGCCCGTACGACGGTGAATCCCGCCCGTTCGGCGTCCTCGCACACCAGCTCGTCGTCGTCCACGAGGACGCGGATCTCGCGGGTGCGGGCGAGCCGGCGGAGGATCTCCAGCTTGGTGCGCCGGGCGGGCCTGCGGTCGTCGTCGCGCCGCATGTACACACACCCCTCGGGCAGCCCCTGGGCGGCGACCCAGTCGAGCGTGTCGCGGCGGCAGCGCTCGGGCCGCCCGGTGAGGTAGACGATCTCGCACTCCTCGGCGCTCCGCCGCGCCAGTGCGATGCCCTCGGCGATCGGCGGATCCTGCGTCGCGGCGGCGAAGAAGGCGTCCCAGTCACGCGGTTTGCGCTCCAGGAACCCCTGCCGGTGGGCCGTATCGGCCAGGGTGTTGTCCAGGTCGAACACGGCGAGCGGTCGCTTGCTGTCGGTCACACCGCCCACCCTAGGCCCGACCGGGCCCAAGAGGTCACGGGCCGACTGGCGTCTCGGACCCGGCGCGAATGAGACAGCCCGGCCGAAGGCACGGCCTGCGCTCTTCCTCCCGCGACCTCTCTTCCGCAGGTTGCACGATGCCGCGGGTGCACCGAGGAGGCGCGAATGCGCCATGAGTTCACCCCAATTCGCCTTTGCTGTTGATAGCTCAAGGACCCCGCTGACATACTCCGCTTCCGGCCCCGTCATCACCATTGACGAGGTTTCAGGGGATCACACACCGAGCCCCGCAGAGATCAAGGCGAATCCGAACAGCAGGGATTTCGGATTCACGAACCCCCCACACAACCCGCACCCCACCGCCCCGTCCGGTGCGCCTTCACCACCCCCAGGAGCTGGACGGCCGACGGTCCAGCAGCGGTCGGGTGGGGGACATGCAACAGAAATGAAGGTGCATCTGTGCCCGAATACTCGCCGTGGCCCGACAACTCATTCACATATCAGACCCCTCACGCCGAACCCGTGAATTCACGACGTATATCGGACGATCCCGAATTCCACTCACTTCGCCGCGCCCAGCGTCGGTTCGGGACCCGGGCCACGGTCCTGTCCGTCGGCGTATTCCTGCTGTACGTGCTGCTGTCGAGTTTCGCGCCCGGAGTGATGAACCAGCCCCTGCTCGGCCGTCTCACGCTCGGACTCGCCCTCGGCCTCGGGCAGTTCGCCGTGATGGGCGTGACCGCGTGGTACTACGTCCGGCACATGCGCACCAAGGTCGACCCGCTCGCCCACCGCCTGCGGGCGCAGCGTCAGCGCAACGAGACGCCACGTCCCGATACGGTCCCGCAGTCCCCCTACAACAGCGCGAGGGGGTTCCGCACGTGGTGACCCTGTCCGCCAACATCGACGACCGCAGTCTGCAGCTGACGTTCGTGCTGTTCCTTTCCGTGGTCGTGATCACGCTGTTCACGGCCCTGCTGACAGCCCCTCAGCGCGACGAGATCAGCGAGTTCTACCTCGGCAACCGCACCATGTCGCCGTTGCGCAACGGCCTCGCCATGTGCGGCGACTACCTCTCCGCCGCCACCCTGCTGGGCAGTACGGGGCTGGTGGCCCTGACCGGGTACGACGGGCTGATGTACCTCGGTGGCACCACCGTCGCCTGGATGATGGTGATGCTGCTGATCGCCGAACCCCTCCACCGGACGGGGAAGTTCACGCTGGGCGACACGGTGGCCCTGCGCCTGCCCCGGCAGCAGCGTGCGGTGCGGGTCGCGCTGGCCGTGTGCATCCTGGCCATCACCACGCTCTACCTGGTGGCCCAACTCGTCGGCAGCGTCACTCTGCTGACGCAGTTCACCGGCGAACCGAGTGCCACCACACGCACGTTGTGCGTGGTCGTGATCGGCACCTTCGTCATCCTGTACGCCTCCCTCGGCGGCATGCCCGGCGCCACGGTCATCCAGATCATCAAGGCCGTGATGCTGGTGGCGGGAGTCCTGTTCACCGCGGGCTGGGTGCTCCACCACTACGACTGGAACCCCAACGCCCTGCTCAACGCGGCCGCCAACCACAGCGGAAACGGCCTGCAGTTCCTCGAACCCGGGCTGCGCTACGGCGGCAGCACCACCAACAAGCTGGACTTCTTCAGCCTCGAACTGGCCATCGTGCTCGGGCTCGCCGCGCTCCCCCACGTACTGATGCGGCTGCTCGCCCCGCGGGAGGGCAGTGTGCTGCGCTCCTCCGTCCTGTGGGCCGTGGGCCTGGTCGGCGCGGTCTGCTTCGCGGCCGGCATCGTCGGTCTCGGCGCCACCGCCGTCGTCGGCCAGGACACCATCGAGAGCACGGACCACAGCGGCAACGCCGCCATCCTGCTCCTCGCCCAGGAGCTGGGCGGCAGTGTCCTCACCGCGCTGCTGACCTGTCTGGCGTACGTGACGCTGCTCGCCGTGGCGGTCGGCCTCACCCTGGCCGCGGCCTCCTCCCTCGCCCACGATCTGTACGCCGAGGTGATCCGCAAGGGCCGGGCGAGCCAGACGGAGGAGCTGACCGTCGCCCGGCTGTCCGGCGTCGTCATCGGCGTGCTCGGCATGCTGCTGGCCCTCGTCGCCTGGGGGGCCAACACCGCGACGCTGGCCTTCCTCGCCTTCGCCATCGCGGCGTCCGCGATCCTGCCGACGATCGTGTACACCCTGTTCTGGCGTCGCTTCACGGCTCAGGGCGCGCTGCTCAGCCTCTACGGCGGCCTGATCTGCTCCGTCGTCCTCGTCGTGTTCTCCCCGGTGGTCTCCTCCACCCCGGCCTCGATCTACCCGGAGGCCGACTTCGCCTGGTTCCCCCTGCAGAACCCGGGGATCGTCTCCATCCCGGCCGGTTTCCTCCTCGGCTGGCTCGGCACCGTGCTGAACTCCCGCCAGGAGAACGCCGTGCAGGAGAGCGCCACCTACGCGGAGTTCGAGGAACGGATGCTCGTGGGGGCCGCAACGGAGGAGTGAGGCACCCCCGGGGAGTCGGCGTGCGCCCGCCGACTCCCCGGACCGACTCCCCGGAATTGTTAATGGGATCCATTTTCAGGTAGCGTCCTCGATGCTCACCCATCGAGGAGGAACGCCATGGCCGTCCCCAAGCGGAAGATGTCCCGCAGCAACACCCGTCACCGCCGCGCGCAGTGGAAAGCCGCCACGCCCACGCTCGTACCCGTCACGATCGACGGCGTGCGTCACCTCGTACCGCAGAACCTGGTCAAGGCGTACGAGCGCGGGCTGCTGCGGCCCGAGGGCTGAGCGGATGACGTACGACCGACTGCCCGTCACCGTGCTCTCCGGGTTCCTGGGAGCGGGCAAGACGACGCTGCTCAATCATGTGCTCGCCAATCGCGAGGGCTTGCGCGTCGCCGTCATCGTCAACGACATGAGCGAGGTCAACATCGACGCGGCGCTGGTCCGCGGCGGTGAGGCGGCCCTGTCCCGGACCGAGGAGCGCCTGGTCGAGATGACCAACGGGTGCATCTGCTGCACCCTGCGCGACGATCTGCTGGAAGAGGTCGACCGGTTGGCCCGCGAGGGCCGCTTCGACCACCTGCTCATCGAGTCGTCCGGTATCTCCGAGCCGATGCCGGTGGCCGCCACCTTCGCCTTCGCCCGCGACGACGGCGCCACCCTCGACGACATCGCCCGCCTGGACACGATGGTCACGGTCGTCGACGCCGCCAACTTCCTCACGGAACTGGACAGCGGCGACGAGCTGACCGAGCGCGGCCTGGACCAGTACGAGGACGACGAGCGCACGGTCAGCGATCTGCTCGTCGACCAGATCGAGTTCGCCGACGTCCTGGTGCTCAACAAGCTCGACCTGGTCGACGAGGAGGCGGCCGCCCGCCTGCGCGCGACGCTCGGCCGCCTCAACCCCGTCGCCCGTATCGTCCAGGCCGTCCACGGGACGGTTGATCTCCGGGACGTGCTCGGCACCGGACTGTTCGACCTGGAGCGTGCCCAGCAGGCCCCGGGCTGGGTGCGGGAGCTCAACGGCGACCACGTCCCGGAGACCGAGGAGTACGGAGTCTCCTCCACCGTCTTCCGCTCCCATCTCCCCTTCCACCCGGGCCGGTTGTGGGCCTTCGTCACCGAGGAACTGGACGGCGGCAGGTACGGTCGGATCCTGCGGTCGAAGGGGTTCTTCGCCCTGGCCAGCCGTCCGAACGTGACGGGACTGTGGTCGCAGGCCGGTTCCGTGGCCCGCTTCGAGCCGTCCGCCGCCCGTGACCTCGACGCCCCGTACGCACAGGAACTGGTCTTCATCGGCACGCAGTTGGACGCGGAGGCCCTCAAGGCCGCGCTCACCGGCTGCCTCATGCGCCCGAACGAAACCGCCCCCGCGGCCGACCCGTTCCCCGCCTGGGACACCTACGGCATCGACGAGACCTGCGAGCACGAGCACGCCGCGGAGGTCTCCGGGGTGTAGAAGTGGCCGCGCACCCTGTGCAGCCACGCTTCGACCGCCGCCTCGTCGGGCTGGTCCGGCAGCACGGTACGGGTCTCGTCGAAGGCGGCCTCGTAGTGCCTGAGCAGCGGCAGCGCGGCCGAGGGGTCGGCGGCGACGCGTTCGCCGAAGGCGTGGTACTCCTCGGGGTTCTCGACCCGGATCTCCAATTGCCCGGTGGCGTACAGCTGAAGGCCCTGGTGACACAGCCGCTTCAGGTGCCGGGCGTGCTTCGCGGTGCGCTTGCGGGTGTCCGCGGAGAACGAGCCGTCGCCGCGGGCTTCCAGGCGCCGGAACTGCTGGGTGGCGTAGCCGAGGTAGGCGTCCCGCACACGCGGGGCGGACAGGAACGCCGTACGGATGCCGATCAGCTCCTCGCCCAGCGGTGTGCGCACCTCGTACAGATCGGCCGGCAGCCACACCAGCTCCATGGCGGTGGGGTTGCCGCCGAGGGCGAGGCGGCACCACTTCGCGGCCTCGTGCAGGGTGCGGTCCGGCGCCCTGGTCACGTGGGACTCCTTGGGGCCGTGCAGTCCGTGCAAGTCGGCGGTGGGCGCGGCGAACAGACCGAGGCGGTCGATGTCGGAGCCCGCGTGGGCGAGTCCGTACGCGGTCGAGCCGACGATGCCGGACAGCAGGAGGTTCGGGACGATCACAGTCGGCCGCCTTTCCGGTGCGGGACGAATCTTTCCGGTGGGGACGCTCGGCGGCCGCCGTGCAGCGGGCTCCATTGTCGGCGACGTGCGGGATCGCGGTCACGCGGTTTTCCCGGCGGCGGTCGGCGGTCGGCGGTCGGCGGTCGGCGGTCGGCGGTCGGCGGTCGGCGGTCGGCGGGGAATGTCACCGCCCGCCAGGCGTTGAACCTCATGTGAATTCCGTGATCGCCGCCACCCGCTTCTCCGTCCTCGACCGTTCCCGCACCCGCGAGGGCCGAACGAACGCCGAGGCGCTGCGCGACACCGTGCGGCTGGCACAGGAGCTGGAGGGGCTCGGGTACCACCGGTTCTGGGTGTCGGAGCACCACGGCGTGCCCGGGGTCGCCGGTTCCGCGCCGACCGTGCTGGCCGCCGCCGTGGCCGCGGCGACACGGACGATCCGGGTCGGCACCGGCGGCGTGATGCTGCCCAACCACCAACCTCTGATCGTGGCCGAGCAGTTCGGAGTGCTGGAGTCCCTCTTCCCCGGGCGGATCGACATGGGGCTGGGCCGGTCGGTGGGTTTCACGGACGGGGTGCGCAAGGCCCTGGGACGCGACAAGGGCGACGCCGGGGACTTCGCGGCGCAGCTCGACGAACTCCTCGGCTGGTTCCGGGGAACGTCCCCGACCGGCGTGCACGCGCGTCCCGCCGAGGGCCTGACGGTGCCGCCGTTCGTGCTGGCCATGGGCGAGGGTGCCGCCATCGCGGCCCGGGCGGGCCTGCCGATGGTCATCGGGGACCTCAGGAGCCGGGAGAAGATGCAGCGCGGCATCGACCACTACCGCGCACACTTCCGCCCCTCCCCCTGGGCACGCGAGCCGTACGTCGTCATCTCCGGCACGGTCACGGTGGCCGCCACGCCCGAGGACGCCCGGCGGCTGCTGATCCCGGAGGCCTGGTCCATGGCGTACTCGCGCACCCACGGCACCTTCCCGCCCCTGCCGCCCGCCGAGCGCGTCGAGGCCCTGCCGATGACCGGCAAGGAGCGCGGCTTGTACGAGTCCGGACTCGCCGGGCACATCGCCGGCACCGAGGAGCAGGTCGCCCACGAGCTGGAGACCCTGCTGAAGGAGACGGGAGCACAGGAACTCCTCGTCACCACCAGCACCTACGACCGCGAGGCCCTGCTGGACTCCTACCGGCGGCTCGCGGGGGTCTTCGCCGCCTAGGGCCTGCTGCGAAAGTGGCGCCCGCCGCTCACGAACGACGTGGCGGCCGCATGACGGTCATGAGCAAGCGCCGTGGCTGGTGAATGACCAGGTGCTTGCCGGCCCTCGGGTCACTGCGGCCGGTGGTTGCCAGGTCCCACGAAGACACGATCACGGAGAGGGCGACGGCTGTCTCGGTCAACGCGAAACCCTCGCCGATGCATTTGTGCACTCCCGCTCCGAACGGCATGAACGCGTCGCGTGGCACGTCCGCCCTGGTCCACCGGTCAGGGTCGCAAACGTGTGGGCGGGGGTAGAGCCGCGAGTCGGTGTGCATGGCCAACGGACTGAAGAGGATCTCGGCTCCGGCGGCCATCTGCACGCCGCCGTGCTGGAACGGGCGCCTGGCCCGGCGGGTGAGCACCCAGGTCGGGGTGTGCAGACGGAGGTTCTCCTTGAGTACGTCGTGCAGGTACGGCGCCCTTTCCCGCGTCGCAGCCGCGTCGCTCCCGGCCGCGCCGATCTCCCGCCGTAGGCGGGAGCGGACCTCGGGATGCCTGTCCAGTTCGTGCAGGAGCCAGGTCAGGGAGGTGCTGGTGGTCTCGCCCCCCGCGAGGAGCATGGTCACCGCTTCGTCCCGGACCCGGTCGTCCGGCAGTACGGGACGGCCACCGGGTGCGGAGCCGCACAGCAGTGGCAGCAGGCCGCCTTCGCCCGCGCCGCCCGCTCCCGCGTCCTGGGCGTGTGGGGCGTACGGCGCGTGGGCGTTCCGGTAGGAGGCGATGATCTCGTGGAGCGCTCCACGCAGTTCTTGTGCGGCTCGCTCGAAGCGCACGCTGCCAGGCGTCGGTAGCCGCCCGACCAGGCCGTCGGGGCGCAGGAGCCGGGGGATGAACCCGCGCAGCAGAATGGGCAAGGCGTGGTTGACACGCGCGATGGTCCGGTCGGACGGTTCGGCCGGGAACAGTGCGCGCAGGACGACCCTGGTGGCCAGCGTCCGGGTCAACGTCACCACGTCCACCACTTGGCCCGGCCGCCACGCCGCGCACATCGCAGCGGTCTCCGCCTCGGTCACCCTGGCCCAGGAAGCGGCGAATTGATGGTGAAAGGCGGGCTGCAGCAGCCGGCGCTGCCGCCGGTGGTCGTCCCCGTCGGAGGCGAACAGTCCCCGTCCCAGCACGGGCCGGGCGCGTTGGAGCAGCCTGCCCTTGTCGAAGCCGTCCGCCTCCGTGACCAGAACGCGGTGCGCCAGTGCCGGCGCGTTGAGCACGTGCACGGGCAGGGTGCCCGCGCGAATAAGGGTCCGTCGTATCGAAGTGCACGTCGAGACCGGCAACATTGCGGCGCGTCGCTGTACCGAGCAACTGGGATTCACCCATGAGGGAACTGTGCGGGGCGCTATGTGGCGCGGTGGAAAATGGCGCGATGTGGAACTTTACTCTGTCCTGCGCACCGATTTGTCGGCGCAGACGGAGACAGGCGTCTGATTTGGTGGGCGCTGCCGGGACCTGGGCCTTCCCGGCGGATCCTGCCGAAGACACCGGGCGTGTACGCCCATCCGTGTCCGTCCTGGGCGACCAGCGCGGCGTGGGTCCAGTCCAGCTCGGCCGCCGCCCCCGGCTGCGCGGCTCGGGCGAGTGTGCGGCGGTCGGGGTGGCGGCCCGGCGGGATGACGTCCCGGACTTCGACCTCGGCCACCAGTCCGCGTGCCGAGACGACGCGCCACACCGAGGCGAGCAGGGAGTCCTCGCCGACGAAGGCGGGCGCCGTGCTGGCCCCTCCCCGGGCGAGCCGGTAGCGGATGTGCACCGGCTGCACGGGGACTGAGGCGTCGAGCGCGGCCTGGAAGACGGCCCGGCGGAAGTGCCCCTGGGCGCGGCCGCACCAGGTGCTGCCCTCCGGGAAGACCGCGACCGCCTGCCCGGACCGCAGGGCGTCCGCGATCCGGGCGACCGTGCCGGGCAGTGCGCGCAGCCGGTCCCGGTCGATGAACAGGACCCCGCCCCGCGCGGCCACAGGGCCCGCCACAGGCCACCGCCGGATCTCGGCCTTGGCGAGCATCCGGGCCGGGCGGACGGCGGCGAGCAGCGGGATGTCCAACCAGGAGATGTGGTTGGCGACCAGCAGCAGCCCGCCGGCGGGCGCGGTGGCGCCGGTGATACGGACCTGGACCCCTGCGGCCCGTACGATCCACCGGCACCACCGCTGCACAGGCCCGGCGGGGATCCTCCCGCCGAGCGGCGTCAGCACGACCCCGGCGAGCACCAGGGCCGCGACCGCCGCCATCCGGAGCACGGCACGCGGTAGGGCCGTGGCGGATGCCCTCGCCTCCACGCACGCCCCGGGGGTGCAGGGCGCACTGGGCAGCCAGACGCTCATCAGGCCGGGACGAGGGAGAGGAAGTGCCGCAGATAGCGCGGGTTGACCCGGCGCATCGACAGCAGCACGTACAGGTCGGCGACCCCGAAGTCCGGGTCGTGGGCGGGCTCCGCGCAGACCCAGGCGCCGAGGCGGAGGTAGCCCCGCAGCAGCGCCGGGAGTTCGGTGCGGGCGGCGGGTGTGTCGTCGTTCGGCACCCACGGCAGCAGCGGCCGTACGCGGAACTCCTCGGGGGCCAGGTGCTTGGCCCGCACGCGGTCCCAGGTGGCTGTCGCGAGGGTGCCGCCGTCGGCCAGCGGGATCGAGCAGCAGCCGGCGAGCCACTCGTGACCGCCGTCCACCATGTAGCGGGCGATGCCGGCCCAGATGAGGCTGATGACCGCGCCGTCCCGGTGGTCGGGGTGGACGCAGGAGCGGCCGACCTCGACGAGTCCCGGCCGGATCGGGTCGAGCGGGGCGAGGTCGAACTCGCCCTCCGAGTACAGGCGTCCGGCGACGGCGGCCCGCTCGGGCGGCAGCAGCCGGTACGTCCCGACGACCTGGCCGGTCACGGTGTCGCGCACGAGCAGGTGGTCGCAGTACGCGTCGAAGGGGTCGACGTCCAGCCCGGGCTGCGGGGTGGACAGCAGGGCGCCCATCTCCCCGGCGAAGACCTCGTGCCGCAGCCGCTGCGCGGCACGCACGTCGGCTTCGGTGCGGGCGAGGGTGACGGTGTAGCGGGTGGGTGCGGTCGACTGCGGGGGACGGTCGAGCGTGGAAACGCCGGTCATGGCTCTCTCCAGGTCACGGGCCGAGGGCGGCGAGCGGTGCCGCCCGCCACAGTTCTTCCGATGCCGGCTGACCGGCGCGTGACCCACGAAGAGAGACACGGTGTGGGGTTGTTGAATGCCAGGGGTGCCTGGCGGGGCCGGGTTGAGCACCACGTCCGGCCCCGCCCGTCCGCACCTTGTCGGCGAACGTTCTGTGAGCTGGGGGGTCTAGCGCCCGGCCACCTTGCGGGTCGCGCGCAGCCACTCCTTGTTCATGCTCGTGATGGACACCAGCGGGATGCCCTTGGGGCATGCCGTGGCACACTCCCCGGTGAGGGTGCAGCCGCCGAACCCCTCCTCGTCCATCTGCCCGACCATGTCCAGCACACGGGTCTCGCGCTCGGGCGCGCCCTGCGGCAGGACGTTCAGGTGGTTGATCTTGGCGGAGGTGAACAGCATCGCCGCCCCGTTGGGACAGGCGGCCACACACGCCCCGCACCCGATGCACTCCGCGTGCTCGAAGGCGAAGTCGGCGTCCGGCTTGGGCACCGGCGTGGCGTGCGCCTCCGGCGCGGAACCGGTGGGCGCGGTGATGTACCCGCCGGCCTGGATGATCCGGTCGAACGCCGACCGGTCCACCACCAGGTCCTTGATCACCGGGAACGCGGACGCCCGCCACGGCTCGATGTCGATCGTGTCGCCGTCCTTGAAGGACCGCATGTGCAGCTGGCAGGTCGTGGTCCGCTCGGGCCCGTGCGCGTCGCCGTTGATGACGAGCGAACACGCGCCGCAGATGCCCTCGCGGCAGTCGTGGTCGAAGGCGACCGGGTCCTCGCCCTTGAGGGTGAGCTCCTCGTTGAGGGTGTCCAGCATCTCCAGGAAGGACATGTCGGAGGAGATCCCGTCCACCTCGTACGTGGACATGGCGCCGTCGGCGTCGGCGTTCTTCTGCCGCCAGACGCGCAGGGTGAGCTTCATGCGTAGCTCCGCTGAGTGGGGTGGACGTACTCGAAGACCAGGTCTTCCTTGTGCAGGATCGGAGCGTCGCCGGTGCCCGTGAACTGCCAGGCGGCCGCGTACGCGAACTCCTCGTCCCTGCGGGCGGCCTCGCCGTCGGGAGTCTGGGACTCCTCACGGAAGTGGCCGCCGCAGGACTCGCTACGGTGCAGCGCGTCGAGGCACATCAGCTCGGCGAGCTCCAGGTAGTCGACGACGCGGTTGGCCTTCTCCAGCGACTGGTTGAACTCCTCGCCGGTACCCGGCACCTTGATCCGCCGCCAGAACTCCTCGCGGATCTGCGGGATGCGCTCCAGCGCCTTGCGCAGTCCGCTGTCGGTGCGGGCCATGCCGCAGAACTCCCACATGAGTTCGCCGACTTCACGGTGGAAGGAGTCGGGGGTGCGGTCGCCGTCGACGGCCAGCAGTAGGTTCAGCCGGTCCTCGGTCTCGGCCAGCACCTCCTGTACGACGGGGTGTTGGGTGTCGACCGTGTCGTGGTGGGGGTTGCGGGCGAGGTAGTCGTTGATGGTGGCCGGCAGTACGAAGTAGCCGTCGGCCAGGCCCTGCATCAGCGCGGAGGCGCCGAGCCGGTTCGCGCCGTGGTCGGAGAAGTTGGCCTCGCCGATCGCGAACAGGCCGGGGACGGTGGTCTGGAGGTCGTAGTCGACCCAGAGGCCGCCCATCGTGTAGTGCACCGCCGGGTAGATCCGCATCGGCACCTCGTACGGATCCTCGTCGGTGATCCGCTGGTACATGTCGAAGAGGTTGCCGTACTTGGCTTCGACCGCCTTGCGGCCCATGCGCTTGATGGCGTCCGCGAAGTCGAGGTAGACGCCCTGTCCGCCGGGACCGACGCCCCTGCCCTCGTCGCAGACGTTCTTCGCGGCGCGGGAGGCGATGTCACGCGGGACGAGGTTGCCGAAGGAGGGGTAGATGCGCTCCAGGTAGTAGTCGCGCTCATCCTCGGGGATCTTGTTCGGCGGGCGGTCGTCGCCCTTGGCCTTGGGCACCCAGATCCGGCCGTCGTTGCGCAGCGACTCGCTCATCAGGGTGAGCTTGGACTGGTGCTCGCCGGTGCGCGGGATGCAGGTGGGGTGGATCTGGGTGAAGCAGGGGTTGGCGAAGTAGGCGCCGCGCCGGTGCGCCCGCCAGATCGCGGTCGCGTTGGAGTTCATGGCGTTCGTCGACAGGTAGA
The nucleotide sequence above comes from Streptomyces sp. NL15-2K. Encoded proteins:
- a CDS encoding dodecin, yielding MSNHTYRVTEIVGTSPEGVDQAVRNGISRASQTLRHLDWFEVTQVRGQIENGEIAHWQVGMKVGFRLEDTE
- a CDS encoding DUF485 domain-containing protein, encoding MNSRRISDDPEFHSLRRAQRRFGTRATVLSVGVFLLYVLLSSFAPGVMNQPLLGRLTLGLALGLGQFAVMGVTAWYYVRHMRTKVDPLAHRLRAQRQRNETPRPDTVPQSPYNSARGFRTW
- a CDS encoding cation acetate symporter, whose amino-acid sequence is MVTLSANIDDRSLQLTFVLFLSVVVITLFTALLTAPQRDEISEFYLGNRTMSPLRNGLAMCGDYLSAATLLGSTGLVALTGYDGLMYLGGTTVAWMMVMLLIAEPLHRTGKFTLGDTVALRLPRQQRAVRVALAVCILAITTLYLVAQLVGSVTLLTQFTGEPSATTRTLCVVVIGTFVILYASLGGMPGATVIQIIKAVMLVAGVLFTAGWVLHHYDWNPNALLNAAANHSGNGLQFLEPGLRYGGSTTNKLDFFSLELAIVLGLAALPHVLMRLLAPREGSVLRSSVLWAVGLVGAVCFAAGIVGLGATAVVGQDTIESTDHSGNAAILLLAQELGGSVLTALLTCLAYVTLLAVAVGLTLAAASSLAHDLYAEVIRKGRASQTEELTVARLSGVVIGVLGMLLALVAWGANTATLAFLAFAIAASAILPTIVYTLFWRRFTAQGALLSLYGGLICSVVLVVFSPVVSSTPASIYPEADFAWFPLQNPGIVSIPAGFLLGWLGTVLNSRQENAVQESATYAEFEERMLVGAATEE
- the rpmF gene encoding 50S ribosomal protein L32, with translation MAVPKRKMSRSNTRHRRAQWKAATPTLVPVTIDGVRHLVPQNLVKAYERGLLRPEG
- a CDS encoding GTP-binding protein, with translation MTYDRLPVTVLSGFLGAGKTTLLNHVLANREGLRVAVIVNDMSEVNIDAALVRGGEAALSRTEERLVEMTNGCICCTLRDDLLEEVDRLAREGRFDHLLIESSGISEPMPVAATFAFARDDGATLDDIARLDTMVTVVDAANFLTELDSGDELTERGLDQYEDDERTVSDLLVDQIEFADVLVLNKLDLVDEEAAARLRATLGRLNPVARIVQAVHGTVDLRDVLGTGLFDLERAQQAPGWVRELNGDHVPETEEYGVSSTVFRSHLPFHPGRLWAFVTEELDGGRYGRILRSKGFFALASRPNVTGLWSQAGSVARFEPSAARDLDAPYAQELVFIGTQLDAEALKAALTGCLMRPNETAPAADPFPAWDTYGIDETCEHEHAAEVSGV
- a CDS encoding nucleotidyltransferase domain-containing protein, translating into MIVPNLLLSGIVGSTAYGLAHAGSDIDRLGLFAAPTADLHGLHGPKESHVTRAPDRTLHEAAKWCRLALGGNPTAMELVWLPADLYEVRTPLGEELIGIRTAFLSAPRVRDAYLGYATQQFRRLEARGDGSFSADTRKRTAKHARHLKRLCHQGLQLYATGQLEIRVENPEEYHAFGERVAADPSAALPLLRHYEAAFDETRTVLPDQPDEAAVEAWLHRVRGHFYTPETSAACSCSQVSSMP
- a CDS encoding LLM class flavin-dependent oxidoreductase — protein: MNSVIAATRFSVLDRSRTREGRTNAEALRDTVRLAQELEGLGYHRFWVSEHHGVPGVAGSAPTVLAAAVAAATRTIRVGTGGVMLPNHQPLIVAEQFGVLESLFPGRIDMGLGRSVGFTDGVRKALGRDKGDAGDFAAQLDELLGWFRGTSPTGVHARPAEGLTVPPFVLAMGEGAAIAARAGLPMVIGDLRSREKMQRGIDHYRAHFRPSPWAREPYVVISGTVTVAATPEDARRLLIPEAWSMAYSRTHGTFPPLPPAERVEALPMTGKERGLYESGLAGHIAGTEEQVAHELETLLKETGAQELLVTTSTYDREALLDSYRRLAGVFAA
- a CDS encoding cytochrome P450; this translates as MLPVSTCTSIRRTLIRAGTLPVHVLNAPALAHRVLVTEADGFDKGRLLQRARPVLGRGLFASDGDDHRRQRRLLQPAFHHQFAASWARVTEAETAAMCAAWRPGQVVDVVTLTRTLATRVVLRALFPAEPSDRTIARVNHALPILLRGFIPRLLRPDGLVGRLPTPGSVRFERAAQELRGALHEIIASYRNAHAPYAPHAQDAGAGGAGEGGLLPLLCGSAPGGRPVLPDDRVRDEAVTMLLAGGETTSTSLTWLLHELDRHPEVRSRLRREIGAAGSDAAATRERAPYLHDVLKENLRLHTPTWVLTRRARRPFQHGGVQMAAGAEILFSPLAMHTDSRLYPRPHVCDPDRWTRADVPRDAFMPFGAGVHKCIGEGFALTETAVALSVIVSSWDLATTGRSDPRAGKHLVIHQPRRLLMTVMRPPRRS
- a CDS encoding lysophospholipid acyltransferase family protein is translated as MSVWLPSAPCTPGACVEARASATALPRAVLRMAAVAALVLAGVVLTPLGGRIPAGPVQRWCRWIVRAAGVQVRITGATAPAGGLLLVANHISWLDIPLLAAVRPARMLAKAEIRRWPVAGPVAARGGVLFIDRDRLRALPGTVARIADALRSGQAVAVFPEGSTWCGRAQGHFRRAVFQAALDASVPVQPVHIRYRLARGGASTAPAFVGEDSLLASVWRVVSARGLVAEVEVRDVIPPGRHPDRRTLARAAQPGAAAELDWTHAALVAQDGHGWAYTPGVFGRIRREGPGPGSAHQIRRLSPSAPTNRCAGQSKVPHRAIFHRAT
- a CDS encoding GNAT family N-acyltransferase, translating into MTGVSTLDRPPQSTAPTRYTVTLARTEADVRAAQRLRHEVFAGEMGALLSTPQPGLDVDPFDAYCDHLLVRDTVTGQVVGTYRLLPPERAAVAGRLYSEGEFDLAPLDPIRPGLVEVGRSCVHPDHRDGAVISLIWAGIARYMVDGGHEWLAGCCSIPLADGGTLATATWDRVRAKHLAPEEFRVRPLLPWVPNDDTPAARTELPALLRGYLRLGAWVCAEPAHDPDFGVADLYVLLSMRRVNPRYLRHFLSLVPA
- a CDS encoding succinate dehydrogenase/fumarate reductase iron-sulfur subunit, whose protein sequence is MKLTLRVWRQKNADADGAMSTYEVDGISSDMSFLEMLDTLNEELTLKGEDPVAFDHDCREGICGACSLVINGDAHGPERTTTCQLHMRSFKDGDTIDIEPWRASAFPVIKDLVVDRSAFDRIIQAGGYITAPTGSAPEAHATPVPKPDADFAFEHAECIGCGACVAACPNGAAMLFTSAKINHLNVLPQGAPERETRVLDMVGQMDEEGFGGCTLTGECATACPKGIPLVSITSMNKEWLRATRKVAGR